CAACCCGGCCCGATCCGTAGGCCACGGTGCGCAATCCCGTTCGCCGCACCCGCACCGGCAGTGCATGGTCGGGATCGGATATCAGAATGACCTGGGCGGCATGGCGCGCGACATCATCGATCTGACCGATCACCCCCTGACCGTCCATCACCGCCATGCCGGCGGCCAGACCGTCGCGCGAACCGCGATTGATCAGCACGCGATGGGACCAGGGATTGAGATCGACGCTCATCAGTTCGGCAGCCTTGAACTGCAGCTCGACGCGCTCGGAGGCGTCAAGCAGGGCACGCAATTCGGCGTTTTCCCGGGCCAGCTCGTCGAGCAGCGCAAGCGCGGCCCGGCGCTGGCGCTGCTCCTGCTCGAGTGCGTCGATCTGGCGCAGCAGCGCATCGCGCTCGCGCAACTCGTCGCCAAGGCGGCGCGCCAGCACAAACGGGGCATCGATGAGCATGAACGCCGGCTCGACGGCCAGCAATCCATATCGGTGGAGCCGGTCGACATAGCCGCCGCGAAAGTCAAGCGCCATCAGCACGATCGCAAGCAGGCCGTAAAACATCAGCCGGCCGACGCGGCCGGCGGTTTCGGCGTCGAAGCCAGGGGGCCAGGGGTGACCGGGAGAATTCACGGTACGGCGCACACCTGACACGTCAGGCGGCGAAGAAGAAGTCGCCCTTGTTTTCGTCCATCAGTTCCAGCGCCCGGCCACCGCCACGAGCGACGCAGGTCAGCGGATCGTCGGCGATAATGACCGGCAGCCCGGTTTCCTTCATCAGCAGTTTGTCGAGTCCGCGCAGCAGGGCCCCGCCACCGGTCAACACGATACCGGTCTC
This DNA window, taken from Pseudomonadota bacterium, encodes the following:
- the mreC gene encoding rod shape-determining protein MreC; translation: MNSPGHPWPPGFDAETAGRVGRLMFYGLLAIVLMALDFRGGYVDRLHRYGLLAVEPAFMLIDAPFVLARRLGDELRERDALLRQIDALEQEQRQRRAALALLDELARENAELRALLDASERVELQFKAAELMSVDLNPWSHRVLINRGSRDGLAAGMAVMDGQGVIGQIDDVARHAAQVILISDPDHALPVRVRRTGLRTVAYGSGRVGRLRLTDLPMNVDLEPDDVVVTSGLGGIFPAGLPVARVDRVERPPGEAFARADLQPLGRLDRARHLLVVMPQDSTPETETGPAGPDPAGAATAADQGP